Proteins co-encoded in one Cupriavidus metallidurans CH34 genomic window:
- a CDS encoding rhomboid family intramembrane serine protease, protein MEQSQRWRQRATPARPIGAFYVRQFGAALFMRLILWAIFGGLAALLLVSMRGNAGSVLMSLVLLGILILFEWGWGRHAPLGKPLLTIDASGIGSTAFPRKRRHLRWRDIAGAAIRDVRGAGETLVIETVETKPGGRRKARRAYQVRLAMLRKSDQQLVQALVAHHMRVAGITPSADVVAERAFVAQMQALPRTWGLYSMIAVNVLIWLIMLSRGAALDGAAPKMLIDWGGNLGALTQDGQWWRLLTATFLHGSLKHLAANMVVLYLLGTHVERFFGTRSFLLIYVGAGLLGSALSLYFAAQASVSVGASGAVFGIGGALLVAALLHRRELPQSIRNRLVSDAVIMIGYSLAQGFLSTRVDNAAHVGGLIGGALLALCLPVRLSPETYRKKLRRGTLMATVTAIVAVVGVAAFAPPAPLTLRAQLAGSRQFEVAADRFMTALRATQADIEAMKAGKMPEREVDARTRTIHAPAFEQALSGLVRVTLPPGDSRAPLLQDMTLLADAMHEYLRMDSVWDASANRHVPADAARGDALNANIERLTQRINTRLAEKRKK, encoded by the coding sequence ATGGAGCAATCGCAACGCTGGCGGCAAAGGGCCACCCCTGCCCGCCCGATAGGCGCCTTCTACGTGCGCCAGTTTGGCGCCGCGCTGTTCATGCGGCTGATCTTGTGGGCGATCTTTGGTGGCCTGGCTGCGCTGCTGCTGGTCAGCATGCGCGGCAACGCCGGCTCCGTTTTGATGAGCCTAGTGCTGCTAGGCATCCTGATCCTCTTTGAATGGGGATGGGGACGCCATGCGCCGCTCGGCAAACCATTGCTGACCATCGATGCCAGCGGCATCGGTTCCACGGCATTCCCGCGCAAACGCCGCCATCTGCGCTGGCGAGACATCGCTGGTGCGGCGATACGCGACGTGCGGGGCGCCGGCGAGACCCTTGTCATCGAAACGGTCGAAACGAAGCCCGGCGGCCGTCGGAAAGCGCGTCGCGCCTATCAGGTACGACTGGCCATGCTGCGCAAGTCCGATCAGCAACTCGTTCAGGCACTGGTGGCGCACCACATGCGCGTGGCTGGCATCACGCCGTCCGCCGACGTTGTTGCCGAGCGGGCCTTCGTGGCGCAAATGCAGGCGCTGCCCCGCACCTGGGGCCTGTACAGCATGATCGCCGTGAACGTGCTCATCTGGCTCATCATGCTTTCGCGCGGCGCCGCGCTGGATGGCGCCGCGCCAAAGATGCTCATTGACTGGGGCGGCAATCTTGGCGCGCTGACGCAGGACGGTCAGTGGTGGCGGCTGCTGACGGCCACCTTCCTTCACGGCAGCCTCAAGCATCTGGCCGCCAATATGGTGGTGCTCTACTTGCTCGGCACGCATGTGGAACGATTCTTTGGCACGCGCAGCTTCCTGCTGATCTACGTTGGCGCCGGCCTGCTCGGCAGCGCATTGAGCCTCTATTTCGCGGCGCAGGCCTCGGTGTCCGTCGGCGCCTCGGGAGCGGTGTTCGGCATCGGCGGCGCGCTGCTTGTCGCGGCACTGCTGCATCGCCGCGAACTGCCGCAGAGCATTCGCAATCGACTCGTCAGCGATGCCGTGATCATGATCGGCTACTCGCTCGCACAGGGCTTCCTGTCGACGCGTGTGGATAACGCCGCGCATGTGGGTGGCTTGATTGGCGGCGCGCTGCTGGCGTTGTGCCTGCCGGTCCGGCTGTCGCCGGAGACTTACCGCAAGAAGCTGCGCCGTGGCACGTTGATGGCCACCGTGACGGCCATCGTCGCGGTGGTCGGTGTGGCCGCGTTTGCGCCGCCCGCACCGCTGACCCTGCGCGCCCAGCTGGCCGGTTCCCGACAGTTCGAAGTGGCCGCCGATCGCTTCATGACCGCGCTTCGGGCGACGCAAGCCGATATCGAGGCCATGAAGGCCGGCAAAATGCCCGAGCGCGAGGTCGACGCGCGTACCCGAACCATCCACGCGCCCGCCTTCGAGCAAGCGCTGTCCGGTCTGGTGCGCGTCACGCTGCCGCCCGGCGATTCGCGCGCGCCCTTGCTGCAGGACATGACCCTGCTGGCAGATGCCATGCACGAGTACCTGCGCATGGATTCCGTCTGGGACGCCAGCGCCAACAGACACGTCCCCGCCGATGCCGCGCGTGGCGACGCATTGAATGCCAATATCGAGCGACTGACGCAACGGATCAACACGCGCCTGGCTGAGAAGCGCAAGAAATAG
- a CDS encoding LysR family transcriptional regulator ArgP: MLDYAALSALAAVIREGSFERAARALNVTPSAISQRIRLLEERVGCALVVRAQPCRATETGRRLCQHVDRVRLLEQELQGALPALAPEGVTRVALPVAVNADSLATWAAPAIATFAAAHPVLMEVAVDDQDHTTEWLRSGAVLAAVTGTGRPAAGCNSRPLGAMRYLAAASPAFMQRYFVDGVGAGTLAEAPSLVFNTKDELQVRWARRLCHRHVELPRHTLPSSQAFVTAALAGMGWGLHPQALVAPYLANGTLVELVPGAPLDVPLHWQYARAASGLLDGLSREVLAAARVALLAP; this comes from the coding sequence ATGCTGGACTACGCCGCGCTTTCCGCACTGGCTGCTGTGATTCGCGAGGGCAGCTTCGAGCGTGCGGCTCGCGCGCTCAACGTGACGCCGTCGGCGATTTCGCAGCGCATCCGCTTGCTGGAAGAGCGCGTGGGCTGCGCGCTGGTGGTGCGTGCCCAGCCTTGCCGGGCGACCGAGACCGGACGGCGGTTGTGCCAGCACGTGGACCGGGTGCGTTTGCTTGAGCAGGAACTTCAGGGGGCGCTGCCGGCGCTGGCGCCCGAGGGTGTGACACGGGTGGCGTTACCGGTGGCGGTGAATGCCGATAGCCTGGCCACCTGGGCCGCGCCCGCCATTGCCACGTTCGCCGCGGCGCATCCCGTATTGATGGAAGTGGCCGTGGACGATCAGGACCACACCACCGAGTGGCTACGCAGCGGCGCAGTGCTGGCTGCCGTGACGGGCACCGGCCGGCCCGCGGCAGGATGCAACAGCCGCCCGCTTGGCGCGATGCGCTATCTGGCGGCGGCCAGTCCGGCGTTCATGCAACGCTACTTTGTCGATGGCGTTGGCGCAGGCACTCTGGCCGAGGCGCCGAGCCTCGTGTTCAACACCAAGGATGAGCTGCAGGTGCGGTGGGCGCGGCGCTTGTGCCATCGGCATGTGGAACTGCCCCGGCATACGTTGCCGTCGTCGCAGGCGTTCGTGACGGCGGCCTTGGCTGGCATGGGCTGGGGCTTGCATCCACAGGCGCTCGTCGCGCCGTATCTGGCGAATGGCACGCTGGTCGAACTGGTGCCAGGGGCGCCGCTCGATGTCCCCCTTCACTGGCAATACGCACGCGCGGCGTCAGGCTTGCTCGACGGGCTGAGCCGCGAGGTGCTGGCTGCCGCGCGGGTTGCGCTACTGGCGCCCTGA
- a CDS encoding MetQ/NlpA family ABC transporter substrate-binding protein, whose amino-acid sequence MKRRSALASLAALAIALPAFSIGTVHAQTTGKPLKVGVRGGVDEEIWEVVTREAAKNGLKVEPVIITGTASPNEALNNGDLDANSFQHIPFLRDQIRQRGYKIVNVGTTLISPIAFYSRKVKSLEALPNGARIGIPNDPSNQTRALVILRDHGLVKLKDGFDPSTGTASLADITANPRKLDLVESASVVLPRALPDLDAAAIINTFAYQAGLISSRDGIAVEKRENNPYVNVIAVREKDRNAPWVATLVKSYQSDAVRKFILTKYQGSIIPAF is encoded by the coding sequence ATGAAACGACGCTCCGCACTTGCTTCCCTGGCAGCCCTGGCCATCGCGCTGCCCGCATTCTCCATCGGCACCGTCCACGCCCAAACGACGGGCAAGCCCCTCAAGGTGGGCGTGCGCGGCGGAGTCGATGAAGAAATCTGGGAAGTTGTCACGCGCGAGGCCGCGAAGAACGGCCTGAAGGTGGAGCCCGTGATCATCACGGGCACCGCCAGCCCGAACGAGGCGCTGAACAATGGTGACCTCGATGCCAACTCGTTCCAGCACATCCCGTTCCTGCGTGATCAGATCCGCCAGCGCGGCTACAAGATCGTCAACGTCGGCACCACGCTGATCTCGCCGATCGCCTTCTACTCGCGCAAGGTCAAGTCGCTGGAAGCGCTGCCGAACGGCGCGCGCATCGGCATTCCGAACGACCCGAGCAATCAGACCCGCGCGCTGGTCATCCTGCGCGATCACGGTCTTGTCAAGCTCAAGGACGGTTTCGATCCGTCCACGGGCACGGCATCGCTGGCGGACATCACGGCCAACCCGCGCAAGCTCGATCTCGTTGAAAGCGCGTCGGTGGTGCTGCCGCGCGCGCTGCCCGATCTCGATGCCGCAGCCATCATCAACACGTTCGCGTACCAGGCCGGGCTGATTTCCTCGCGCGACGGCATTGCCGTCGAAAAGCGGGAGAACAATCCCTACGTCAATGTGATCGCGGTGCGCGAGAAGGACAGGAACGCGCCGTGGGTCGCAACGCTCGTGAAGTCATATCAGTCCGACGCCGTGCGCAAGTTCATCCTGACCAAGTATCAGGGATCGATCATCCCGGCATTCTGA
- the selD gene encoding selenide, water dikinase SelD translates to MNTNTPQVEATPPLRLTSFSHGGGCGCKIAPGVLSQILRSSAALPVPKELLVGIETSDDAAVYQLNETQALIATTDFFMPIVDDPFDFGRIAATNAISDIYAMGGRPIMALALVAMPVNQLPLEVIGRVIEGGQSVCQAAGIPIAGGHTIDSVEPIYGLVVMGLAHPKKIRRNRDARAGDVLVLGKPLGVGVMSAALKKEKLDDAGYARLIDTTTKLNTPGIALAELDDVHAITDVTGFGIAGHTLELARGAGLRAVLEWPRIPLLPNVMSLAEQGFITGASRRNWEGYGSEVELAAGLPELAQPLVTDPQTSGGLLISCAPDAVGKVLAVFREQGFTEATVVGRMEAGEPGLTVTP, encoded by the coding sequence ATGAACACCAACACCCCCCAAGTGGAGGCCACGCCTCCGCTGCGTCTCACCAGTTTTTCCCACGGGGGCGGTTGCGGCTGCAAGATCGCGCCCGGCGTCCTGTCCCAGATCCTGCGCTCGAGCGCAGCGTTGCCGGTCCCCAAGGAACTGCTGGTCGGGATCGAAACGTCCGACGATGCCGCGGTCTATCAGCTCAACGAAACGCAGGCGCTGATCGCCACCACCGATTTCTTCATGCCGATCGTCGACGATCCGTTCGACTTCGGCCGCATTGCCGCCACCAACGCCATCAGCGACATCTATGCGATGGGCGGACGTCCGATCATGGCGCTCGCACTGGTCGCGATGCCGGTCAACCAGTTGCCGCTCGAAGTGATCGGCCGGGTGATAGAAGGCGGTCAGAGCGTTTGCCAGGCGGCTGGCATCCCCATTGCCGGTGGCCATACGATCGACTCGGTCGAACCCATCTATGGCCTGGTGGTGATGGGGCTGGCGCATCCGAAGAAGATCCGCCGCAACCGCGACGCGCGCGCCGGTGACGTGCTGGTGCTCGGCAAGCCGCTCGGCGTAGGCGTGATGTCCGCCGCGCTGAAGAAGGAAAAGCTCGATGATGCCGGATACGCACGGCTGATCGACACCACCACAAAGTTGAATACGCCCGGCATCGCCCTGGCCGAACTCGACGATGTCCATGCGATCACCGATGTCACCGGCTTCGGCATCGCAGGCCATACGCTGGAACTTGCGCGCGGCGCCGGCTTGCGCGCGGTGCTGGAATGGCCTCGCATTCCCTTGCTGCCGAATGTGATGTCACTGGCGGAACAGGGCTTCATCACCGGTGCATCGCGCCGCAACTGGGAAGGCTATGGCAGCGAAGTCGAACTCGCCGCTGGCCTGCCCGAGCTTGCCCAGCCGCTGGTCACCGACCCTCAGACCAGTGGCGGCCTGCTGATCAGTTGCGCGCCAGACGCCGTGGGCAAGGTACTGGCCGTCTTCCGTGAGCAGGGCTTCACGGAAGCCACCGTGGTGGGCCGCATGGAAGCCGGCGAACCCGGGCTGACGGTCACCCCATGA
- a CDS encoding LysE/ArgO family amino acid transporter, protein MITALPAPSPAFSVSLQGMALSFGLIVAIGAQNAFVLRQGLRREHVGSVVLFCAVADALLITAGVMGMAQALGESPGLARALAAVGAIFLAIYGWRALRRARESHQLSTRTSGEGLGRSAALAQAAAFTLLNPHVYLDTVLLVGSIGAQQPAALRGWFVAGASSASVLWFGLLGFGARWLAPWFARPKAWQALDALIGITMLALSLMLVWRVVGNF, encoded by the coding sequence ATGATCACCGCCCTCCCCGCCCCATCTCCCGCTTTTTCCGTTTCGCTGCAAGGCATGGCCTTGAGCTTCGGACTGATCGTCGCCATCGGCGCGCAGAATGCCTTCGTCCTGCGCCAAGGGTTGCGACGCGAGCACGTGGGCAGCGTGGTGCTGTTCTGCGCAGTGGCAGACGCCTTGTTGATCACGGCGGGCGTCATGGGCATGGCCCAGGCCCTTGGCGAAAGCCCCGGCCTTGCCCGCGCGTTAGCGGCAGTCGGCGCCATCTTCCTGGCGATATATGGGTGGCGGGCTCTGCGGCGCGCCCGGGAATCGCACCAGCTAAGCACCCGCACCAGCGGCGAAGGCCTCGGCCGAAGCGCCGCGCTGGCTCAGGCGGCAGCCTTCACGCTGCTCAACCCGCACGTCTATCTGGATACGGTGCTGCTGGTTGGCAGCATCGGCGCCCAGCAACCGGCGGCACTACGCGGCTGGTTCGTGGCGGGCGCAAGCTCCGCCAGCGTGCTCTGGTTCGGACTGCTGGGATTCGGCGCCCGCTGGCTGGCGCCGTGGTTCGCCCGCCCCAAAGCCTGGCAGGCGCTGGATGCCCTGATTGGGATAACGATGCTGGCGTTGTCGTTGATGCTGGTGTGGCGAGTGGTTGGCAATTTCTGA
- a CDS encoding chromate resistance protein ChrB domain-containing protein: MQWITREHPKIDRIACPWLIARFIDETPEFLYVPPDDVTRIANESGAIPYDVPGVELTHVGERCSFDAFLDKYHLGGDAALQQLAGIVRGADTSRLDLTPQSSGLYAISLGLSRMFNDDLEMLEHGMVMYDALYAWCGHCQTETHNWPPKMG, encoded by the coding sequence ATGCAATGGATCACGCGCGAACACCCCAAGATCGACCGGATCGCTTGTCCCTGGCTGATTGCCCGCTTTATCGACGAGACGCCGGAGTTTCTCTACGTGCCACCCGACGATGTCACGCGCATCGCCAATGAATCGGGTGCCATCCCGTACGACGTTCCCGGCGTGGAACTCACACACGTCGGCGAGCGCTGCAGCTTCGATGCGTTCCTGGACAAGTACCACCTAGGCGGCGACGCGGCCTTGCAGCAACTGGCCGGCATCGTACGTGGCGCGGACACGTCGCGGCTGGACCTCACACCGCAATCCAGCGGGCTCTACGCCATCTCGCTGGGACTGTCGCGCATGTTCAATGACGACCTCGAGATGCTTGAACACGGCATGGTGATGTACGACGCGCTCTACGCCTGGTGCGGCCACTGCCAGACAGAGACGCACAATTGGCCGCCGAAGATGGGTTGA
- a CDS encoding acyl-CoA dehydrogenase family protein, producing the protein MTTEAALQIVAPAGATKSNHPHPAPPGNALPPAADVAILRQRAQALLPRIAEGAAIRELQRDLPYAFAREVANAGLLTFRIPKVYGGPGGTLRDAIRFVIELAAVDSNLAQALRPNFGLVEGLLAAHDNEADRKRWFGRLLAGHIIGNGGVERGGKQGAIQATIVRHGDHYLVNGTKYYSTGGLYADWVSSIALDEAGKETHFTVPRERAGMELVDDFDTIGQRLTASGTTRFTNMRVETDEVRGSFLPRDRRNPVSPVFQLFLAATEAGIARNALNDAVWFARNKARPIKHSSAERSVDDPYVQETIGQISAEVFAAEAATLRAADTIDAAWADNLSNASLTQASIDVAQAQVFTVAAALKASELALDVGGASSCDRQYNLDRHWRNARTVANHNPRQWKAAAVGAWLLKDEPPPTTGLF; encoded by the coding sequence GTGACTACAGAAGCTGCACTTCAAATCGTCGCCCCTGCAGGTGCGACAAAATCGAACCACCCGCATCCCGCGCCGCCCGGCAACGCACTACCGCCGGCAGCGGATGTCGCCATCCTGCGTCAGCGCGCGCAAGCGCTACTGCCCCGGATTGCCGAAGGCGCGGCAATCCGCGAGCTCCAGCGCGATCTGCCCTACGCTTTCGCGCGAGAGGTCGCCAACGCCGGCCTGCTGACGTTCCGCATTCCCAAGGTCTACGGCGGGCCGGGTGGCACGTTGCGCGATGCCATCCGCTTCGTGATCGAACTCGCGGCCGTGGACTCCAATCTCGCACAGGCGCTGCGTCCCAACTTCGGCCTGGTGGAAGGTCTGCTGGCCGCGCACGACAACGAAGCCGATCGCAAGCGCTGGTTCGGCCGTCTGCTGGCCGGGCATATCATCGGCAACGGCGGCGTGGAGCGCGGCGGCAAGCAGGGCGCCATTCAGGCCACCATCGTGCGCCATGGCGACCACTACCTCGTCAATGGCACCAAGTACTACAGCACCGGTGGGCTCTATGCGGACTGGGTCAGCTCGATCGCGCTGGACGAAGCCGGCAAGGAAACGCACTTCACCGTGCCGCGCGAACGCGCGGGCATGGAACTGGTGGACGACTTCGATACGATCGGTCAGCGGCTGACGGCCAGCGGTACCACGCGCTTCACGAACATGCGCGTGGAGACGGACGAGGTACGCGGCAGCTTTCTGCCGCGTGATCGCCGCAACCCGGTTTCGCCGGTATTCCAGCTATTCCTTGCCGCCACCGAGGCGGGCATCGCACGCAATGCGCTCAATGATGCGGTCTGGTTCGCGCGCAACAAGGCCCGTCCGATCAAGCACAGTTCGGCCGAGCGCTCGGTGGATGACCCCTACGTGCAAGAGACCATTGGCCAGATCTCTGCCGAGGTCTTTGCCGCCGAAGCCGCTACGCTACGTGCGGCCGATACCATCGACGCCGCCTGGGCCGACAACCTGAGCAACGCATCGCTGACGCAGGCATCGATCGACGTTGCCCAGGCGCAGGTCTTCACCGTTGCAGCCGCGCTCAAGGCTTCGGAGTTGGCCCTTGATGTTGGCGGGGCTTCCTCGTGCGACCGCCAGTACAACCTGGACCGTCACTGGCGCAACGCCAGGACCGTGGCGAATCACAATCCCCGCCAATGGAAGGCAGCGGCGGTGGGCGCCTGGCTGCTCAAGGATGAGCCGCCGCCCACGACCGGCCTGTTCTGA
- the mnmH gene encoding tRNA 2-selenouridine(34) synthase MnmH — MKPVVRVEDRHAFDTIIDARSPAEFEIDHIPGAINCPVLDNEERRIVGTLYKQVGAFEARRVGGAMVAANLARHLREQFADRPSGWRPLVYCWRGGLRSGSMTTWMRMVGWDAQQLAGGYKAWRRHVIDVLDTQAARAPLVVICGATGSGKTRVLHALAAQGEQVLDLEGLARHKGSLLGALPDVAQPSQTAFETALADVIERVDLARPLYVEGEGARIGKLNLPVPLVAHMRESACVEIDASPETRLAFLLHDYAYLGDRPAWLADQLGRLKELHGKTIIAAWQEMATTGNLRQLFGELATEHYDPSYARSQRKHFHKWDARRVVHADSLSAQGIEALARSIVQTVAEQQPA, encoded by the coding sequence ATGAAACCAGTCGTAAGAGTCGAAGACCGCCACGCGTTCGACACGATCATCGACGCCCGCTCACCGGCGGAGTTCGAGATCGACCATATTCCCGGCGCCATCAACTGCCCGGTTCTCGATAACGAGGAGCGCCGCATCGTCGGCACGCTGTACAAGCAGGTCGGCGCATTCGAGGCGCGACGTGTCGGCGGTGCCATGGTGGCAGCCAACCTCGCCCGCCATTTGCGCGAGCAGTTCGCCGATCGCCCGTCTGGCTGGCGGCCGCTGGTGTATTGCTGGCGCGGCGGGCTGCGCAGCGGCTCGATGACGACGTGGATGCGCATGGTGGGCTGGGATGCCCAGCAGCTTGCCGGCGGCTACAAGGCCTGGCGCCGTCACGTTATCGATGTGCTCGACACGCAGGCCGCGCGCGCGCCGCTGGTCGTGATCTGCGGCGCCACAGGCAGCGGCAAGACGCGCGTGCTCCATGCACTGGCCGCACAAGGCGAACAGGTGCTCGATCTCGAAGGGCTGGCCCGGCACAAGGGATCGCTGCTCGGCGCATTGCCCGATGTCGCCCAGCCTTCACAGACCGCGTTCGAGACCGCACTGGCGGATGTGATCGAGCGCGTCGATCTGGCCCGGCCGCTTTATGTGGAAGGTGAAGGCGCGCGCATTGGCAAGCTCAATCTGCCGGTGCCGCTGGTTGCCCACATGCGCGAAAGCGCCTGCGTGGAGATCGACGCATCGCCAGAAACACGACTCGCGTTCCTGCTGCATGACTATGCGTATCTTGGCGATCGGCCCGCCTGGCTTGCCGATCAGCTTGGGCGGCTGAAGGAACTGCACGGCAAGACCATCATCGCCGCGTGGCAGGAGATGGCGACCACAGGAAACCTGCGCCAGCTGTTCGGCGAACTGGCGACCGAGCACTACGACCCTTCCTACGCGCGCTCGCAACGCAAGCATTTTCACAAATGGGACGCGCGGCGCGTGGTGCACGCGGACAGCCTCTCCGCGCAGGGCATAGAAGCGTTGGCTAGGTCGATCGTGCAAACAGTGGCGGAGCAGCAACCCGCCTGA
- a CDS encoding methionine ABC transporter permease: MAEKYLKALGETLIMTTSACAVVFVTGLALALVLTITAPAGLAPRPRVHRTLSVLVNMFRSVPFIILLVAMLPVTRMIVGTTMGIWAAVVPLSAHLIPFFARVSQVALNETDSGLVEAARAMGCRRWHIVRHVLLPEALPALIGGATVTVIAMIGASAMAGAVGAGGLGDLAIRYGYERYETAVMFNVIVILVALVTLVQFSGERLARQFDHRR; the protein is encoded by the coding sequence ATGGCTGAGAAGTACCTGAAGGCGCTGGGTGAGACCCTGATCATGACGACCAGCGCGTGCGCGGTGGTGTTCGTCACTGGCCTCGCGCTGGCGCTCGTTCTGACGATCACCGCGCCGGCGGGCCTGGCGCCACGACCACGCGTGCATCGCACGCTGTCGGTGCTGGTGAACATGTTCCGGTCCGTGCCGTTCATCATCCTGCTGGTGGCGATGCTTCCGGTCACGCGGATGATCGTCGGTACCACGATGGGCATCTGGGCCGCCGTGGTGCCATTGAGCGCCCACCTGATTCCGTTCTTCGCCCGCGTTTCACAAGTGGCGCTCAATGAGACTGATTCCGGGCTGGTCGAGGCCGCGCGGGCCATGGGGTGCCGCCGCTGGCATATCGTGCGCCACGTGTTGCTGCCCGAGGCGCTTCCTGCATTGATCGGCGGCGCCACTGTGACCGTGATCGCGATGATCGGCGCATCCGCGATGGCGGGCGCAGTCGGTGCGGGCGGGCTGGGCGACCTTGCCATCCGCTATGGCTACGAACGGTATGAAACAGCGGTGATGTTCAATGTGATCGTGATCCTGGTGGCGCTGGTCACGCTGGTGCAGTTCAGCGGAGAGCGGCTGGCACGTCAGTTCGACCATCGCAGGTAG